The Arachis hypogaea cultivar Tifrunner chromosome 16, arahy.Tifrunner.gnm2.J5K5, whole genome shotgun sequence genome contains a region encoding:
- the LOC140180140 gene encoding uncharacterized protein produces MKKKASTLQKSKEDEKPQSKTTTQDSHPNNKDDVKPQQGIKNEGVKAYVPKLPYPTSIHKGTKDQQFPRFLEIFKKHEINIPLAEALEQMPLYAKFLKELITKIRSWQEKETVILTQDCSAIIQRGLPPKLKDPGSFLIPCTIGNIAIDKSLCDLGASINLMPLTMLKKMMIEELKPIRMQYLIGSKILVYTDHAVLKYLMSKQDAKPRLIRWMLLLQEFDIEIKDRKGSENQVADYLSRLPQETSQDTSQPVNENFPNEYLLQIQQTPWFADMANYKAGRSIPQEYTKQQVKKLLHEAKLFFWDEPFLFKRCPDGMIRRCVPEVEMKDILWHYHNSSYGGHFGAERTVAKVLQSCFYWPSIFKDARDFLVYGKACHLPVELEHKAFWATKLLNLDAQAAEEKRLLQLNELEEFRLEAYENARIYKKRAKRWHDKRISPRTFEPGQKVLLFNSRLKIFPGKLRSRWTGPYTITKVSPHGYVELLNETSKETFTVNGHRVKRYLGGPWSKEESVQLLA; encoded by the exons ATGAAGAAAAAGGCATCAACACTTCAAAAAAGCAAAGAAGATGAAAAGCCACAAAGCAAGACAACCACTCAAGATAGCCACCCCAATAACAAGGATGATGTAAAGCCACAACAGGGGATCAAGAATGAAGGAGTGAAAGcctatgtacccaagcttccatacccAACCAGCATACACAAAGGAACGAAGGATCAACAATTTCCAAGgttcttggaaatctttaagaaacATGAAATCAACATTCCATTGGCAGAAGCTTTAGAACAAATGCCATTATATGCGAAATTTCTTAAAGAATTAATCACCAAAAtaagaagttggcaagaaaaagaaacagtgATTCTCACTCAAGATTGTAGTGCCATTATTCAGAGGGGACtgccaccaaaactcaaggaccCAGGCAGCTTCCTCATACCATGCACAATTGGGAATATAGCCATTGACAAAtcactctgtgacctgggagcaagcattaacttaatgccTCTCACCATGCTGAAGAAAATGATGATAGAAGAGTTGAAACCCATaaggat gcaatatttgattggatccAAAATCTTagtttacactgatcatgctgttCTCAAGTATctaatgtcaaaacaggatgccaaaccaaggctaattagATGgatgttgcttctacaagagtttgacattgagatcaagGACAGAAAGGGTAGTGAGAATCAAGTTGCTGACTATCTATCAAGATTGCCACAAGAGACGAGTCAAGACACCTCTCAACCAGTAAATGAGAATTTTCCAAATGAATACCTCTTGCAAATTCAACAAACCCCTTGGTTcgcagacatggccaactacaaaGCAGGAAGGAGCATCCCACAAGAGTATACAAagcaacaagttaagaagctATTACATGAGGCTAAGTTATTCTTTTGGGATGAACCATTTCTATTCAAAAGgtgcccagatggaatgataagaaggtGTGTACCGGAGGTTGAGatgaaggacatactatggcattaTCACAACTCAAGCTATGGTGGCCATTTTGGAGCTGAAAGAACTGTTGCAAAGGTGCTTCAAAGTTGCTTCTACTGGCCTTCcatattcaaggatgctagagacttt CTAGTATATGGGAAAGCGTGCCATCTACCTGTTGAGCTTGAACACaaggccttttgggccaccaaactcttgaatttagatgctcaagcagcagaAGAAAAGAGGTTACTACAACTCAATgaattggaagaattcagacTGGAGGCATATGAAAATGCCAGAATATACAAGAAaagagcaaaaaggtggcatgacaaaaggATCTCCCCAAGAACATTCGAACCAGGCCAAAAGGTGTTGCTATTCAACTCAAGACTAAAGATTTTCCCTGGGAAGTTGAGATCTAGATGGACgggtccatacaccatcaccaaagtatccCCTCATGGCTATGTGGAATTACTTAATGAAACTTCAAAAGAGACCTTCACAGtcaatggacatagggtgaaaCGTTATCTTGGTGGCccctggagcaaggaagagagtgtgcaactTTTAGCATGA